One part of the Plasmodium berghei ANKA genome assembly, chromosome: 2 genome encodes these proteins:
- a CDS encoding DNA mismatch repair protein PMS1, putative, translating into MKIKSIGDESIHNICSSQVIFTLSNVVKELVENSIDAGATEIKVKLVENGIKLIEVNDNGNGIKKINFENVCARHATSKISEFDDIHNILNTLGFRGEALNSLCMLSDLYISTKHDEFEHGYLLKFDKFGKLLHEEPIARLRGTTVSCENIFKNIPIRKKDLIKNIKSQLSDLLSLMQQYAIIYHEIKFMIFNVVTQKGCTKNMNMLITNGSDDIKKNFYSIFGKKNIGNLIDLNIKNENWSVKGYISDSNSGRRDKDLQFYYMNSRPIHVIKNVNKIINTIYREFNSRLYPIIICNILSDSKNIDINVTPDKREVFFTFENELCEEIKTELIKLLTPKTSNFVDTQIDDYFFVKNNRIIKNEETKNEETKNEETKNEETKNEETKNEESTNIERPLFESDDLSYTSINYKKIVKNEYKEKKENYNIFRKEVNGNEDIENLYFNGEKQKKYNNKMDNQKDKNFEDTEKNYINNDIKIKKEFEKSYENEHNEYTSKIRKIVKDEEVEYYEYKYEENTNFNDKNILHNSRNMDSKWKEITPSFIDDKRLSDDSGVDKSKVDVKNDTFSKYGLNKIGSESDAIKTEVIKEKNESEDHIKEIENGEIVYEYKLDNGSEKVKKGIVKENEYWFEKLKENIKNNSIKNIPININTYINREDMKRGFDYDQINLINLTNSEKIRNTIFKKMKEIEKINDYLCLTDEKEENKYNDLFKNDLNIQQNCNNSSKSINGIENEEDINFDNIDEQKKDLYFKSNLFKKLKICGQFNKGFIISKIDLLYFKNGNSKSENVKMENNRNEAEENEYIERKNNYALFIIDQHAADEKSNFEKYNKIFTMKSQKLINKIELELSPAQIHIIEKNFVIFLRNGFEIEIIDEPINKKRKINNDENMDNNIINEEALMEMKVYLLSLPVFNGKILEVVDFMSLLYHLSNNPIIFDKQIDGSFLKNNKKLTDNTEMWFNYNFPRPQKVWKILASKACRNAVMVGKTLNISEMITIKKKLSVLKNPWNCPHGRPTIKYIINNIEIQKYYTHYYLKLYEEITNLRKTKNYEEYKHIFRDHIFFLIISTKPMLGPVLKFQ; encoded by the exons ATGAAGATTAAAAGTATTGGTGATGAGTCAATTCACAACATTTGTAGTAGTCAAGTAATATTTACTTTAAGCAATGTTGTGAAAGAGTTAGTAGAAAATTCTATTGATGCAGGGGCTACagaaataaaagtaaaattagttgaaaatggaataaaattaatagagGTTAATGATAATGGaaatggaataaaaaaaataaattttgaaaatgtaTGTGCAAGACATGCAACTTCGAAAATTTCCGAATTTGAtgatatacataatatattgaatACTCTTGGTTTTAGAGGAGAGGCATTAAATTCGTTATGTATGTTAAGTGACTTATATATTAGTACAAAACATGATGAATTTGAACATGggtatttattaaaatttgataaatttgGAAAATTACTTCATGAAGAACCAATAGCTAGATTACGAGGAACTACAGTGAGttgtgaaaatatatttaaaaatattccaatacgaaaaaaagatttaataaaaaatataaaaagtcAATTAAGTGATCTCTTAAGTTTAATGCAACAATATGCTATAATATATCacgaaataaaatttatgatTTTTAATGTTGTTACCCAAAAAGGATgcacaaaaaatatgaacatgCTCATAACAAATGGTAgtgatgatataaaaaaaaatttttattcaatttttggaaaaaaaaatattggtAATTTGAttgatttaaatattaagaATGAAAATTGGTCAGTCAAAGGATATATAAGTGACAGTAATAGTGGAAGAAGAGATAAAgatttacaattttattacatgAACAGTCGACCTATacatgtaataaaaaatgtgaataaaataattaatactatatataGAGAATTTAATAGTAGACTTTATccaattattatatgtaacATATTATCTGactcaaaaaatatagatattaaTGTGACACCTGATAAAAGGGAggttttttttacttttgaAAATGAATTGTGTgaagaaattaaaacaGAACTAATTAAATTGTTAACTCCTAAAACATCAAATTTTGTTGATACACAAATAgatgattatttttttgtgaaaaacaatcgaattataaaaaatgaagaaacaaaaaatgaagaaacaaaaaatgaagaaacaaaaaatgaagaaacaaaaaatgaagaaacaaaaaatgaggAATCTACAAACATAGAGCGTCCATTATTTGAAAGTGATGATTTGAGTTATACTagcataaattataaaaaaatagtgaaaaatgaatataaagaaaagaaagaaaattataacataTTTAGAAAAGAAGTGAATGGAAATGAGgatattgaaaatttatatttcaatggcgaaaaacaaaaaaaatataataataaaatggataatcaaaaagataaaaattttgaagatacagaaaaaaattatattaacaatgacataaaaataaaaaaagaatttgAAAAATCATATGAAAATGAACATAACGAATATACAtcaaaaataagaaaaattgtaaaagaCGAGGAAGTagaatattatgaatacaaatatgaagaaaatacaaattttaatgataaaaatattttgcatAATTCAAGAAATATGGATTCAAAATGGAAAGAAATAACCCCATCATTTATCGACGATAAAAGACTAAGTGATGATTCAGGTGTAGATAAATCCAAAGTAgatgtaaaaaatgatacTTTTAGTAAATATggattaaataaaataggtTCAGAATCTGATGCAATAAAAACAGAagtaataaaagaaaaaaatgaaagtgAAGATCATATAAAAGAGATTGAAAATGGGGAAATCgtttatgaatataaattgGACAATGGAAGtgaaaaagtaaaaaaggGTATTGtgaaagaaaatgaatactggtttgaaaaattaaaagaaaatataaaaaataatagtattaaaaatattcctATAAATATCAATACATATATCAACAGAGAAGATATGAAAAGAGGTTTTGATTATGAccaaattaatttaataaatttaacaaatagtgaaaaaattcgaaatacaatttttaaaaaaatgaaagaaatagaaaaaataaatgattatttatgtttaacagatgaaaaagaagaaaataaatataatgatctatttaaaaatgatttaaatatacaacAAAATTGTAACAATAGTAGTAAATCAATTAATGGTATTGAAAATGAGGaagatataaattttgataatattgatgaacaaaaaaaagatttatattttaaatctaatttatttaaaaagttaaaaatatgtggacaatttaataaaggatttataatatcaaaaatagatttgctttattttaaaaatgggAATAGTAAATCagaaaatgttaaaatggaaaataatagaaatgaagcagaagaaaatgaatatattgagcgcaaaaacaattatgcattatttattatagaTCAACATGCCGCTGATGAAAAAtcaaattttgaaaaatataacaaaatatttactatGAAATCTCAAAAGCTAATAAATAAGATAGAGTTAGAATTAAGTCCAGCTcaaattcatattattgaaaaaaattttgtaatttttttgaggAATGGATTTGAAATAGAAATAATTGACGAGCCaatcaataaaaaaagaaaaataaataatgatgaaaatatggataataatataataaatgaagaaGCATTAATGGAAATGaaagtatatttattatccCTTCCTGTGTTTAATGGAAAAATTTTAGAAGTAGTAGATTTTATGTCccttttatatcatttaagTAATAATCCTATAATATTTGATAAACAAATAGATGGTtcatttttgaaaaataataaaaaattaactgACAATACAGAGATGTGGTTTAACTACAACTTCCCTCGGCCTCAAAAGGTCTGGAAAATCTTAGCATCCAA AGCATGCCGAAATGCAGTTATGGTAGGAAAAACACTAAACATTTCAGAAAtgataacaataaaaaaaaagttgaGTGTTTTGAAAAATCCATGGAATTGCCCCCATGGGCGACCAACAATAAAGTATATTATCAACAACATTGAAATTcagaaatattatacacattattatttaaaattatatgaagaaattacaaatttaagaaaaacaaaaaattatgaagaatacaaacatatttttcgtgatcatattttctttttaattatatccACAAAGCCAATGCTTGGGCCTGTTTTGAAATTTCAGTGA